TCCTGGAGCTGTGTGCTGAAGCACAGGACAAGCCTATCCGGTTCAAGAGCACTGAGCATCTGATTGAGGCAGTGAAAGAGAGGCAACACTACGCTCTGCTACGGAGCCAGATCAATAAGAACCCCAGTTCTAGCACAGTCTCACTGGATCTTTGCAGCAAGGACACTGGCCGAGCCCGTTACACTTTGCATGTCGTGCACAACATGACTGTGAAAGTGTCTTTTGACAATAAATTTGCTATCTTCATTGGTAagtttttatctccttgactggCCCAGGTTGGAAAGTTCAAGTTAAATCTAAACAATCGAAGAGTCTCAACTGAGTCTCCCTCCCACACTGCCAGTAATGTTTAAGAAGTggataagtttttttttaattaaagcagCAGCACTAAATATACTGAAAAGCAATGTCTTAAGAACAGCAAATGATCTGCATTATTTTTGCTCTTAGTGAATTTACAAACATTGACTAAaaatccagtgttttttttttgtccccatAGTGTAGTTTCTCATCTTCTTacgtccaaaggaaagcagcagcaagccTGAAtagattttaaagggggggggctggttttACAACTGATTCTAGACATGTCTGCTTTTCCTATTAAAGTGAGGTAAACAGCATCTACTGCCAAATCATAGTACAAATCTAGCCCATAAAAGAATAGTCTTGGGGATATAGTCATGATGTCTGTCCTATTAACATTCCATATTGGAGGTGGAGTAGCAGTGTTTGACTTGCTTCAGCAAAGCCCACATAAGATGTTGGAATGCTCTGACTGTTCACGTACTTGGACAATTGTTTCTTCATTGTCTATATTTTCCATTTTTCCTCTCCCCAGTACCACAGGGCAGAGAAACTGAGTGGCTCTTTGGGACGGATGAGGGACGGAAGCAGTTGGCTACACATGCAGGATTCTGGCGTCTAGTAACTGTGGCTTTGCACAGAGATCAACACTATGAAGGTATGGAAGCCATTCAGGCAGAACTGTCAGAAAATGTGATGGAGCTGGCCCCACCTGGACTCCCAGCCCAGCAGCAGGTAAACTCTGAGGAACTTCTAGAAttagaaatgatttttttcaagGGCTGTAGAGAATGAAACTATGTTAcactagctgacccagccacgcgttgctgtggttctttcctgtgattcctccaactctgtccggacacatgacttatcctgctgcctcctccccccacccccggctcatccctgtgactgcccccatcctctcccgacccatgagctgtcgagccccctttcccccccacccccgcggcACATCCATGTGACTTGCCCTactctgtcctgacccatgaggtATCAAGTCCCCTTGTgttgtttgtaactttttttctttttatggtttttattgtggatATAATCGAGGcgtatttggtgttgaggaaggttGGGGTGAGGTCCGTTTGGGCAAAGCACAAAGCCAGGGGAAAGAGGTCCGTTTGGGCAAAGAGaaggatcaggggtgatgatgTGTCCTGGGACCcaaagaactactttaaaaaaacccgaccgggggggacgggacaaatAGCAAAGCCCCCAAGCCCCGTAGCAGCAGAAGGCATATTCCAAAGCACCCAAGCTGTTTgattccataaaaaacccaggaagtggcaaggggaaggtaggggattgtaaatcggggAGGGGTGGAAttgaagcctaggttaaaagctgcacgactgcccttacttaaaatggccgccggagcctcgcatgtgacacaacacccactaaattaaaaagcagaaacgCCTCggcatgcccccaagtgcgtgttaggggaaatgatgaacgactgacccattacttatccctgccccctatttgcccccccattcccccccccaggcaggcccctacctccacttggcctggtGTAGAAAGCTGTCTAGTCTGCTGTGGCCTATTCATTCTGCTGGGAAATGTTGGgccttgaacccccccccctccaggcagGATCCTatctccacttggcctagtctggaaagccacCTAGTCTGTTGCGGCCTAGTTGGCCCTTGTTGGTGCAAAAGGCCTGAAACCCCCCCAGGCAGGTCCGTACCTCCACTTGGTGTAGTCTGGAAAGCTGCCTAGTCTGCTGTGGGCTAGTTGGGCCTTGTTGGTGCAAaaagcctgttttcagttggttgctgtggaattggaTGCATTAGGATGATTGAGGGAGTTTGAGAGGGAAAGGTATAGTTatagaatgcatagctgccaagttttcgcttttctcgcgaggaagcctattcagcataagggaaaattcctgtaaaaaagggataacttggcagctatgagaatatTTTTGAGGGCTGGTAGGAGGTAAAGATGCTGGTGTCGTTTGTCTCCATTGAGGTCTTCgacacctctgccggatggatatatgtgagtggtggatctcgtggtggaggcggggtttgtgggtgtggtgtagatttcagaggaagggaggggtgtactgtgggaggaattccacttgagggcactgttttactttgtgAAAAAAACAAGTTTTTACCCGCGGGGGTGTGAGATGTGAGGCATCCGAGCTTCTgcaaacactcggggagtggcctggatcattgtatCGAAATTTCAgaacgatcggtcaagcggttacagagaaaagtggagcccacactttcacgatttttacatttttatatatatagattggcTGATTGCACAAGGCTTTTGCTTAATGTTCTCTTGATGCAGGAGATGATGGTATAGGAACTCCATTGGCCACTCCTGTAGGGAGGTGCTAGATGCCTTTGAACAGCAGCAGTCAAAGACTGCACACTCCAGCCATCCtttgtttttttgctggaaatgagTGTGTGGACCTTTCCTAGCTACTGCTGCCAGATGTAGGAGCATTAGAAACATATCAACAACAATTTTGTCTTGTATGTATGGGCCTATTCAATCAAGATAAACTAAATATGTTTTGCAAGATGAGGTGATCTAGAATTCTTAGAATAAAATTAACATTTTGCCTAAGACAAAACTGAGGCAGACAGGCCAATGGTCCAACCCACTTTAAGGTAATTTCACATGTGATATATTTGTCTGTTTCCATGCTTTTTGATAATGCCTTCTGTAAGGTGGTGGCAACATCTGACTGACTTCTCCTGCAGGTGCCTTTTCTGTCAGTGGGAGGTGACATTGGGATCCGCACCATCCAGCATCGTGGAAGTAGCCCCCTTAGTGGGGAATATGTTATTGAGGATGTGAAAGGTGATGGTGCCCACTACTTCCGCCGCCTTATCTTCCTCAGCAACAGGAATGTGGTGCAGTCGGAGGCGAGACTTTCATTCAGAGGTTCCCACAAAGGTGAAATGAGGTGTGATGAAGATGAAATGGGGATGACCTTACTACAAGGAAATAAGGCTTTGCCAAGTAAATGCCAACAATTGACTTGTTAAATGAGGTTGCTGGGAGGTGTGGGAAGCAGAATCATAGGGATTGGGCAAGTGTGGAAATAGCAAGTTGTGGCAAAAACATGCACAATCTGGAGTAAGTATGTTTCAGTTGCAACAGAGGAGGCTTCCATTCTTTTGATTTTTGGAGAGAACTAAACTATGAGTTGTGTGTATGCATGAAAGCTTGTAAAACAAGAGGGGGTTCCTCTCTGTATTGAGTATGTGCAGGCACCCACAGTTCCACTCACCTGTTCACTAGTTATGAGTGCCGCTTGAAAGGGATTCTGAGGAGTTTTCCCATATCTGAGCTTTTGGCATGTGAGGACTGCTTTTCCCTCCAAACTGTCCATCTGTTCTTGTTAAATGGCTTGAGGAAATTGCAGTAAGAATTAAATATTATAAACCTCTGTGAATAAATGCCGCTGCTGTCCTGTGCCCCATTGTGGGTCAAGATTGCATGAATTCAATTTTGGTGCATGAAGTCATTTTATCTGACCCCTTAGCAGTATTAAGGGAGCCTCCTTTATGTATGTACTGAGGGCATAAATAACAGTGGGGAGAATTAATCTTCTGGGTTAATGATTCTAAATAAGCACAACTCTTATTTAGAGAACAGGAGCTAGACTGCATGGGTGTGTTTCCTGTCTGCAATCTACCTTTAGAAACCAAGTTACTCAACTCTAAAAGATTCTTATGTATTAGGCCAAAAGGAGCTCTCTTGCTTGTACAAGGAAAAATGCTTTCCACGTTCTTTGAAGGTAGAGAAGAGAATTGTAGAATTAACAAAGCCATCAGAAGAGGCTgtactaaaaaagaagaagagacgGCTGTACTAtatgaaaggaaaaaaattattgAGAGGGCTTAGTTCTAGCAGAGCATTAATTCTTGCTTCATTCTCAGCTtgaatcttgggggtgggggtatttctGCATGGCAGGAATAGGTTTGTCCAtttaagttgttgttttgttttcagggaATAAGaagcacaaaaagaagaaaaaaacagcctCCATTAACTCTGCTGAGCCTACTGCTGTACCAGCCGGTCAGTCCATTGACAAAACCTATCTGTGTTGTGCTCACCATAGAGCCATGATTGCAGGATTGTGCCTGCTGAAAAATCCTGAGCACCTCCCAGGTAATTAGCAAGATCAACCTGATTTCCATTTTCACTTGTCATTTGAGAAGTTGTGTTTGTTAGAGAAATCTACCAGCTGTATCCTGTTGCACAGCTAAAATGTAGCCTGCGCAAAAAGCTTGAGGGAATCCTGCTGCTTCTCTACAGCATTTTCAGATTGCTAGCAGTAATTTCACTGATCCATCCTCAATGTAGATTGTGAATATGAAAACAAGAGTCTGTATGTTCCATAGATTTTCATTGGCTAGAGCCCACTTTGTTAGACTGGAATGAAAAGGAGAGTGGGGACTGTTAGCAggtatacatactgtatatgaatAAAGGGGGCTAGAATTAAATTGATGGCGCCAAAAGGCCATGAAATGCAGTGGGTAATGGCGCCACATTTCTCTGGGTACGTAGCCTTGTTTGCACCACCACTTCTGTTCAGAGACTCTTCAAAATGACTCCATGCAAGTGCTGGGTTTATGCTTTAGTTTCCCATGAGATAAGATTGTTATTGCCAGTGTCTAAAACGTCCTCAAGGCCACAGTTCAAATCTGTTAAAGTCCATAATATGCCCTTCATAATGTGCCAGTAGGAGCACAACTTCCATTAAGCTCGCAGTTGTAATAGAGCCATAGGGGTTTACATATGTATTGGAGTTTGGTTAGCACTGAGTAGGGTGATATGGAAGCCTCATATCTCACACCTCGTAACTGGCACATGCGCCCTGTTAGTTATGCCTGTTGATTCATGCCTGCTTTGTGTGCTGATTGCAGAGGCCCTGATCCGTGTGCTGGTTATTGGCCTGGGTGGCGGCAGCCTGCCCCTCTTCATCCATGACTACTTCCTGCAGTGCTCTATTGATGTAGTGGAAATTGACCCAGCTATGTTGGAAGTGGCTACACGCTGGTTTGGCTTTTCACCTGAAGACAGGCTCAAAGTTCACATTGCAGATGGCTTAGTTTATGTTGACAGCCTTGCAGCAAAAGGTAACCATTTCCCATATAAGCCTGTGTAATCTGTTCTGCCTTCCAGAGGCCAAGCGTTCCATGATTCTCCAATGAATCTCTGTTGTACTCCTGCTTTTTTGTGTTGCTCACAACAATGAAAGGAGGGAACAATAGAgggcagagcaggggtgggggacctacaTGTCAGAGTTGATccaaggggttggggaaaggggtCTGCTTCAGTGAAACAGCGGCAAGCAGGTTTGAACTCTGCTTACTAGCTGATGAAATGAGGGATCAATCCTGCTCTTCATGGGTCTGCTTCACCAGTGCTTTCCCTGGGAGCTTGCTGTTGAAGCAGtacccagcaggattgaaccctgtcTACCGGTGATGTTGGCTGATTGACAAGTGTGTGTGTTGAGGATAAATGTCCATGTGAGCCAAATTGGACCCTCTGGCTGGCCAGGATTGGCCCACAGGCCAGATGATTCCCACCCCTGAGCTTGAAAACAGCATAGTGGAATTAGGGTTAAGAAGGTTTTCTCCCTTCATACATCTTCATCAGCTACATTGTTATGAAGCAAACATCTGTAACAAGAATTACAGAAGTATGTTACATGTAATTCTGCTCTCTTGTGCCATGAAATTTATGCAAATATGGaacattttacttttattattataaaagtaataataatattttatttattattattttattactatatTTTGTAATCACCTCTTTCTGTTTTCATACTATAGATACCAAAGGCCTTTTTTGTAAGCAGGGCCTTGAGaaccacacttttttaaaaaataaaagattttttattgtaaatttgttaagaaaaagaaaacattcttAATCCTAGATAGGATCTAGTACTACATAATGTACCTTTGCAGCTGGACTGTGCAGGGCACTTACATATCCAAACACTTGTTCTGCTTCACCCTATTTCTGTTGATCTCACAGAAACACACTTCTTTTCCCCCCCAGCTTCATCCTTTTATGATGCCATCATGTTTGATGTGGACAGCAAGGACTCTGCCTTGGGAATGAGCTGCCCACCGCCAGCCTTTGTAGAGAAGTCCTTTCTTCAGA
The genomic region above belongs to Zootoca vivipara chromosome 7, rZooViv1.1, whole genome shotgun sequence and contains:
- the METTL13 gene encoding eEF1A lysine and N-terminal methyltransferase isoform X1, with protein sequence MEALRLLPGRARDFASAGYWERFFRERGGRAFEWYGEWQDLRASLGRYLRPRDSILVAGCGNSELSEQLYDEGYQDITNVDISEVVIKQMQKRSAHLRPKMTYMVMDVLQMDFPDEHFQVVLDKGTLDALLPDEEETTLSRAEMMFAEISRVLQFGGRYLCVTLAQAHVSKMAVEYFSREGWMVRIHQVSGDKAGTSEGEFALPIFVYVMTKIRHVPGSALCILELCAEAQDKPIRFKSTEHLIEAVKERQHYALLRSQINKNPSSSTVSLDLCSKDTGRARYTLHVVHNMTVKVSFDNKFAIFIVPQGRETEWLFGTDEGRKQLATHAGFWRLVTVALHRDQHYEGMEAIQAELSENVMELAPPGLPAQQQVPFLSVGGDIGIRTIQHRGSSPLSGEYVIEDVKGDGAHYFRRLIFLSNRNVVQSEARLSFRGSHKGEMRCDEDEMGMTLLQGNKALPRNKKHKKKKKTASINSAEPTAVPAGQSIDKTYLCCAHHRAMIAGLCLLKNPEHLPEALIRVLVIGLGGGSLPLFIHDYFLQCSIDVVEIDPAMLEVATRWFGFSPEDRLKVHIADGLVYVDSLAAKASSFYDAIMFDVDSKDSALGMSCPPPAFVEKSFLQKVRTLLKKEGLFILNLVCRDTQLRDAVLATLRETFPLLYVRRIEGEVNEILFCQQQAKHKLPPAELRDTAQILEKALRQPGQAWDATYVLADVLEAVKLV
- the METTL13 gene encoding eEF1A lysine and N-terminal methyltransferase isoform X2, encoding MEALRLLPGRARDFASAGYWERFFRERGGRAFEWYGEWQDLRASLGRYLRPRDSILVAGCGNSELSEQLYDEGYQDITNVDISEVVIKQMQKRSAHLRPKMTYMVMDVLQMDFPDEHFQVVLDKGTLDALLPDEEETTLSRAEMMFAEISRVLQFGGRYLCVTLAQAHVSKMAVEYFSREGWMVRIHQVSGDKAGTSEGEFALPIFVYVMTKIRHVPGSALCILELCAEAQDKPIRFKSTEHLIEAVKERQHYALLRSQINKNPSSSTVSLDLCSKDTGRARYTLHVVHNMTVKVSFDNKFAIFIVPQGRETEWLFGTDEGRKQLATHAGFWRLVTVALHRDQHYEGMEAIQAELSENVMELAPPGLPAQQQVPFLSVGGDIGIRTIQHRGSSPLSGEYVIEDVKGDGAHYFRRLIFLSNRNVVQSEARLSFRGSHKGNKKHKKKKKTASINSAEPTAVPAGQSIDKTYLCCAHHRAMIAGLCLLKNPEHLPEALIRVLVIGLGGGSLPLFIHDYFLQCSIDVVEIDPAMLEVATRWFGFSPEDRLKVHIADGLVYVDSLAAKASSFYDAIMFDVDSKDSALGMSCPPPAFVEKSFLQKVRTLLKKEGLFILNLVCRDTQLRDAVLATLRETFPLLYVRRIEGEVNEILFCQQQAKHKLPPAELRDTAQILEKALRQPGQAWDATYVLADVLEAVKLV